In a single window of the Flavobacterium sp. W4I14 genome:
- a CDS encoding hypothetical protein (product_source=Hypo-rule applied; cath_funfam=2.60.40.10; cleavage_site_network=SignalP-noTM; pfam=PF13620,PF14905; smart=SM00869; superfamily=49478,56935; transmembrane_helix_parts=Inside_1_6,TMhelix_7_24,Outside_25_813), whose translation MKTLYKISLIVTFLFTVTAGFAQTNPKPNISGVILDETKKPADYVTVVLFKASDSSVVKTAFTDPNGTFNFNVSGKGSYFYKASNMGYKTLKSKTIILTEDNQKVDFGTAQLTASTQNLKEVNVAVTKPLIERKMDKIVMNVSNSSVMTGSTALEVLQKAPGVTVDQNDKISMMGKQGVLIQLDGKQTYMSSADVANLLRNMQSSEIESIELITNPSSKYDASGNSGIINIKTKKSKNGGTNGSLSGTAGYGKNFRGNAGLNLNHRTQKLNLFGNYNYGRNERDNLIAIDRISNGTPDTYFMQVGTSHRKQQNNNFKAGIDYFIDKKNTIGVLVNGYFNHGNEVAGNNTLIGPSFNQVDSSLITNSLQVNKYNNVSYNLNYKSVLDTAGSEISADVDYSKYKGNDGSNYENDYRFPNGDRIRPIRYTRNNTPSIIDIKAFKVDYNVSLNKTVKLEAGVKSSWVKTDNDLQAEELVSNTWQNDVKRSNQFVYDENVNAAYTNINKQFKNTSVQIGLRVEQTNSKGNLITTNTVVERNYWDFFPTLFVQQTLSKNNQLGFSYSRRIDRPSYDALNPFIYYLDEFTYSKGNPFLNPQYTHNFELSYTLLQKYMLSIGYSRINDVIAEVILPDAANQSLYQTNANIATNISYNANLNVPVQITKWWQTNNNLNVFYLSFKSPDLAGSALKTGKTSFQFKSQQTFTIMDGFTAEINGSYESPLDYGTLSLKARYYVDAGLSKSLFNKKASLKLALSDVFNISENNLSSAYPGLTYSVHQKNETQIGRISFTYRFGKNEIKPARRRATGTEAEQGRMKN comes from the coding sequence ATGAAAACATTGTACAAAATATCACTTATTGTTACTTTCCTTTTTACCGTTACAGCGGGGTTTGCGCAAACAAATCCTAAACCGAACATCAGCGGCGTAATCTTAGATGAAACCAAAAAACCTGCAGATTATGTTACTGTTGTGCTCTTTAAAGCATCCGATTCGAGCGTGGTTAAAACGGCATTTACCGATCCAAACGGAACATTTAATTTTAATGTTTCGGGCAAGGGAAGTTATTTTTATAAAGCCAGTAACATGGGTTACAAAACACTTAAAAGCAAAACCATCATTTTAACAGAAGACAACCAAAAGGTAGATTTCGGAACGGCACAGCTCACCGCAAGCACTCAAAACTTAAAAGAAGTGAATGTAGCTGTAACTAAACCATTAATCGAAAGAAAAATGGATAAGATCGTGATGAACGTTTCCAATAGTTCGGTTATGACAGGCTCTACTGCGCTGGAGGTTTTGCAAAAAGCACCAGGCGTAACGGTAGATCAGAATGATAAGATTTCGATGATGGGTAAACAAGGTGTACTCATTCAATTGGATGGCAAGCAGACCTATATGAGCAGTGCTGATGTGGCGAACCTGCTCCGCAATATGCAGAGTTCGGAAATTGAGAGCATTGAGCTGATTACCAATCCGTCTTCGAAATACGATGCCTCTGGCAACTCTGGTATTATCAACATCAAAACCAAAAAAAGTAAAAACGGCGGAACCAATGGCAGCTTAAGTGGAACAGCCGGTTATGGCAAAAACTTCAGGGGAAATGCCGGCTTAAACCTTAACCACAGAACGCAAAAATTAAATCTTTTCGGCAATTATAATTATGGAAGAAATGAGCGCGATAACCTCATTGCCATCGACCGTATTTCGAACGGAACACCAGATACTTATTTTATGCAAGTGGGCACCAGCCATAGAAAGCAACAGAACAATAACTTTAAGGCAGGTATAGACTATTTTATTGATAAAAAGAATACCATTGGTGTATTGGTAAATGGCTACTTTAATCATGGAAATGAAGTTGCGGGAAACAATACTTTAATTGGCCCATCTTTTAACCAGGTAGATTCGAGCTTGATAACCAATTCATTGCAGGTAAACAAATACAATAATGTTTCATATAACTTAAATTATAAATCGGTTCTGGATACCGCCGGTTCAGAAATCTCGGCAGATGTAGATTATTCCAAATACAAAGGAAACGATGGTTCTAATTATGAGAACGATTATCGGTTTCCCAATGGAGACAGAATCCGCCCGATCAGGTATACCCGGAACAACACCCCATCGATAATTGACATTAAAGCATTTAAAGTCGACTATAATGTATCACTTAACAAAACCGTTAAACTCGAAGCCGGGGTTAAAAGCAGCTGGGTTAAAACCGACAATGACTTGCAGGCGGAAGAGTTGGTAAGTAATACCTGGCAGAACGATGTAAAACGAAGCAATCAGTTCGTATACGATGAAAATGTAAATGCGGCTTATACCAATATAAACAAACAATTTAAGAATACCAGCGTACAGATTGGCTTAAGGGTTGAGCAAACCAATTCGAAAGGAAATCTGATTACCACAAACACAGTTGTAGAACGAAATTACTGGGATTTCTTTCCAACGTTATTTGTTCAACAAACGCTTTCAAAAAACAATCAGTTGGGGTTTTCTTATAGCAGAAGGATAGACCGCCCAAGTTACGATGCTTTAAATCCCTTTATTTATTACTTAGATGAATTTACCTATAGCAAAGGAAATCCATTTCTAAACCCACAGTATACACACAATTTTGAGCTTAGTTATACCCTATTGCAAAAATATATGCTCTCAATTGGCTATAGCAGAATTAATGATGTAATTGCAGAGGTAATTTTGCCCGACGCAGCGAATCAATCGTTATACCAAACGAATGCAAATATTGCTACCAACATTAGCTACAACGCCAATTTAAACGTACCTGTTCAGATTACGAAATGGTGGCAGACCAATAATAACTTAAATGTTTTTTACCTCAGTTTCAAATCTCCAGATTTGGCCGGAAGCGCTTTAAAAACCGGAAAAACCTCTTTCCAATTTAAATCGCAACAAACCTTTACCATTATGGATGGTTTTACGGCAGAAATAAATGGCAGTTACGAATCACCGCTTGATTATGGAACCTTAAGTTTAAAAGCCCGTTATTATGTGGACGCTGGTTTGAGCAAATCACTGTTCAACAAAAAAGCAAGTTTGAAGCTGGCCTTATCTGATGTATTCAATATATCTGAAAACAATTTATCAAGCGCCTATCCGGGTTTAACTTACTCAGTACATCAAAAAAATGAAACTCAAATTGGTAGAATCAGTTTTACCTACCGCTTCGGTAAAAACGAAATTAAACCAGCCCGTCGCCGTGCAACGGGTACCGAAGCAGAACAAGGCCGTATGAAAAATTAA